One genomic region from Nitrospirota bacterium encodes:
- the queD gene encoding 6-carboxytetrahydropterin synthase QueD gives MYEIKIISGFSGAHSLRDYPGNCKNIHGHNWKVEVVMQSSELDDLGMSLDFRMLKQETENLLKTLDHTYLNENPPFDKLNPTAENLARWIYDSLSKRLNNNTAKLCRVCVWENETSSATYYL, from the coding sequence ATGTATGAAATAAAAATAATATCCGGCTTCTCAGGTGCCCACAGTCTCAGGGATTATCCGGGAAACTGTAAGAACATTCACGGCCACAACTGGAAAGTGGAAGTAGTTATGCAGAGCAGTGAACTTGATGATCTCGGCATGTCGCTGGATTTCAGGATGCTGAAGCAGGAGACGGAAAACCTGCTGAAAACACTCGACCACACATATTTAAACGAGAATCCCCCGTTTGATAAATTAAATCCCACTGCCGAAAATCTCGCACGCTGGATTTATGATTCCCTTTCAAAAAGATTGAACAACAATACCGCAAAATTGTGCCGGGTTTGCGTCTGGGAAAATGAAACTTCTTCGGCAACGTATTATCTATGA